The Neovison vison isolate M4711 chromosome 5, ASM_NN_V1, whole genome shotgun sequence genome includes a region encoding these proteins:
- the ALG11 gene encoding GDP-Man:Man(3)GlcNAc(2)-PP-Dol alpha-1,2-mannosyltransferase, which yields MATTEGVWCLCELLRFFYSLFLPGLAVCGTLCVCLFIILWGIRLLLQRKKALLSTGKNGKKQMVVAFFHPYCNAGGGGERVLWCALRALQKKHPEAVYVVYTGDVNVSGQQILEGAFRRFNIRLTHPVKFIFLRKRYLVEDSLYPHFTLLGQSLGSILLGWEALMQCVPDVYIDSMGYTFTLPLFKYLGGCRIGSYVHYPTISTDMLSVVKKQNVGFNNAAFITRNPFLSKVKLIYYYLFAFIYGLVGSCSDVVMVNSSWTLNHILSLWKVGNCTNIVYPPCDVQTFLDIPLLDKKKTPGHLLVSIGQFRPEKNHPLQIKAFAKLLNKKVAESLPSLKLVLIGGCRNEDDELRVNQLRRLAEELGIQEDVEFKINIPFDELKNYLSEATIGLHTMWNEHFGIGVVECMAAGTIILAHNSGGPKLDIVVPHQGEITGFLAESEEGYAETMAHILNMSEEKRLQIRSNARASVSRFSDQEFELAFLSSVENLLK from the exons CTGGGGAATCAGACTGCTgctacagagaaagaaagcattacTATCAACTGGCAAAAATGGGAAAAAGCAGATGGTAGTTGCATTTTTTCATCCTTACTGCAATGCtggtggaggaggagaaagagtttTGTGGTGTGCCTTAAGGGCCCTGCAGAAAAA GCATCCTGAAGCAGTTTATGTTGTTTATACTGGTGATGTTAACGTCAGTGGTCAACAGATACTAGAAGGTGCTTTCCGAAGATTTAACATCAGACTCACTCACCCAgtgaagtttattttcttaaggaaacGCTATCTTGTGGAAGATTCACTCTATCCTCACTTCACACTGCTGGGCCAAAGTCTAGGGTCCATTCTTCTTGGCTGGGAAGCTCTAATGCAGTGTGTTCCTGACGTCTACATTGATTCGATGGGATACACGTTCACACTTCCTCTGTTTAAGTATTTAGGCGGTTGTCGCATTGGAAGCTATGTTCATTATCCCACGATCAGCACTGACATGCTCTCCGTAGTGAAGAAACAAAATGTTGGATTTAATAATGCAGCTTTCATTACCAGGAATCCTTTTCTTAGCAAAGTAAAGCtcatctattattatttatttgcttttatttatggACTTGTTGGTTCTTGCAGTGATGTTGTGATGGTCAATTCTTCTTGGACACTAAACCACATTCTCTCCCTATGGAAGGTTGGGAATTGCACTAACATTGTTTATCCACCTTGTGATGTGCAGACATTTCTGGACATTCCCTTACTggacaaaaagaaaaccccaggACATTTACTGGTTTCCATTGGCCAGTTCCGGCCTGAAAAGAACCATCCTTTGCAAATCAAAGCCTTTGCTAAATTGCTGAATAAGAAGGTGGCTGAGTCACTGCCTTCCCTTAAACTTGTCCTCATTGGGGGTTGTCGAAATGAAGATGATGAGCTGAGGGTAAACCAACTGAGAAGGCTTGCTGAGGAGCTAGGAATTCAAGaagatgtggaatttaaaataaacattccaTTTGATGAATTGAAGAATTACTTGTCTGAAGCAACAATTGGTCTGCACACCATGTGGAACGAGCATTTTGGGATTG gaGTGGTTGAGTGTATGGCAGCTGGCACGATTATCCTTGCCCACAATTCAGGAGGCCCGAAGCTTGACATTGTCGTTCCTCACCAGGGAGAGATAACTGGATTTCTGGCAGAAAGCGAGGAAGGCTACGCTGAGACCATGGCTCATATTCTTAACATGTCTGAGGAAAAGAGACTTCAAATCCGCAGCAATGCTCGGGCATCTGTAAGCAGATTCTCTGATCAGGAGTTTGAACTGGCGTTCCTGTCGTCTGTGGAGAACTTACTTAAATAA